A window of Chloracidobacterium sp. N contains these coding sequences:
- a CDS encoding SpoIIE family protein phosphatase, whose amino-acid sequence MDHRTLSLLSLWLLTALVGFYVVVRLASGVTELRSWSAGLVLEETQPVVRFVEEGSAAQQAGLEPGDEIFQPDGRPLKAFSDYARLRRMAEQTKVLSLLVKKRDGQFYRVEVRLLPPTISWFSLEFFFTIETALIVLLCAGVGLAVCWLRWEDATARFGGLFFISLSTLFGSAQSALLPPWVSIPAGLLQTIGSSAAGYLCLCFFLEFPTPTRLSQPARWLKQGYGWVTLFLGLLSVTNFTVRLASFEATHWLHTVPLVNELLSARIITLWIGLASPFGLYFDRRRTQTPEQARRLKVFTVGSAVGVIPVLLLILATYTFKLNAEDYPWLYVLPIALFPLFPLSFAYVVVRHRVLGIQQILRSGVRYLFVSRGVIVLECLVFYFLARYLVFPLVLWGHSLIGQRPTLFSLSLWMVATGSAFFGLAFFINPRLQKTIDRRFFREAYKVQQVLSDLAASVRQATNIDEMLRRVAATVDAALHVKTIGFLLHPSLLGSPAETITNGTPPMLRGFACRFGPNTSGIVESELSFPLTSPLIARLRREPEPFDLEPESTDGIPYGKHPTLRRLDSHLLIPLVSGDNLLGVFSLGPKLSGEPYTSEDKALLMTVAESVALRLDNAQLVRRLTAEATLRRELEIAREMQQRLLPSAPPRLPGLDVVGVSFPANDVGGDYYDFLRLDMYRLAVAIGDVAGHGISSGLLMALAKGGLHNQVRSDTDPSAVMAAMNQLIAVSGSRRDLMTLTYCVIDTATQTIAMANAGHPPAYHYHADTGLVEAIEHGAYPLGVRRHSHYPTRCLTYRPGDTVVFYTDGLIEARNAAGEVFGFERLETLLAHHGNGSAAALQTAILTALRAFLGDLTAEDDVTLVILHFT is encoded by the coding sequence ATGGATCACCGTACGCTTTCGTTACTTTCCCTGTGGTTGTTGACCGCCTTGGTTGGCTTCTACGTCGTGGTGCGCCTTGCTTCCGGCGTGACCGAATTGCGCAGTTGGTCAGCCGGCCTGGTTCTGGAGGAAACCCAACCCGTCGTGCGCTTTGTCGAGGAGGGAAGCGCTGCGCAGCAGGCCGGACTTGAACCCGGCGACGAAATCTTTCAGCCGGACGGCCGTCCCCTGAAAGCCTTCAGCGACTACGCCCGTTTGCGGCGGATGGCCGAACAAACCAAGGTTCTGTCCCTGCTGGTCAAAAAACGTGACGGCCAGTTTTACCGTGTCGAGGTCAGGCTGCTTCCCCCGACGATCAGTTGGTTTTCGCTGGAGTTTTTTTTCACCATCGAGACGGCGCTCATCGTCCTGTTGTGCGCCGGTGTCGGTCTGGCCGTGTGCTGGCTGCGCTGGGAAGACGCCACAGCCCGGTTCGGGGGGCTTTTCTTCATCTCCCTCAGCACCCTGTTTGGCAGTGCCCAGTCGGCACTCCTGCCGCCGTGGGTCTCCATTCCGGCCGGACTTTTGCAGACCATCGGGAGCAGCGCCGCTGGCTACCTCTGCCTGTGCTTTTTCCTGGAATTTCCCACCCCCACCCGGCTTAGCCAGCCGGCGCGCTGGCTGAAGCAGGGCTACGGATGGGTGACGCTGTTCCTCGGTCTGCTGAGTGTCACAAACTTCACTGTGCGGCTCGCTTCCTTTGAAGCCACGCACTGGCTTCACACGGTGCCGCTCGTCAACGAACTCCTGTCGGCCCGGATCATCACGCTGTGGATTGGGTTGGCGTCGCCATTCGGGCTGTACTTCGACCGCCGCCGGACCCAGACGCCGGAGCAGGCCCGCCGCCTGAAGGTGTTTACTGTTGGCTCGGCCGTGGGCGTCATTCCGGTGCTCCTGCTGATCCTGGCGACCTACACCTTTAAGCTCAACGCGGAAGACTACCCGTGGCTCTACGTCCTGCCGATTGCCCTGTTCCCGCTGTTTCCCCTCTCCTTTGCCTATGTCGTCGTCAGGCACCGGGTGCTCGGCATCCAGCAGATTCTGCGCAGCGGCGTGCGGTATCTGTTCGTTTCGCGTGGGGTCATCGTTCTCGAATGCCTGGTGTTTTACTTCCTCGCACGCTACCTGGTGTTTCCCCTTGTGCTCTGGGGGCATAGCCTGATTGGGCAGCGGCCGACACTTTTCAGCCTCAGCCTCTGGATGGTGGCCACCGGGAGCGCATTCTTTGGTCTGGCTTTCTTCATCAATCCGCGCCTCCAGAAGACCATTGATCGGCGCTTCTTTCGTGAAGCCTACAAAGTCCAGCAGGTGCTCAGCGACCTGGCAGCTTCGGTTCGTCAGGCCACCAACATTGACGAGATGCTCCGGCGCGTGGCGGCCACAGTGGATGCCGCCCTGCACGTCAAAACCATTGGTTTTTTGCTGCACCCCAGCCTGCTTGGGAGTCCAGCCGAAACCATCACCAATGGTACTCCCCCGATGTTGCGTGGCTTTGCCTGTCGCTTTGGCCCCAACACCTCCGGGATTGTTGAGTCGGAGTTGTCCTTTCCCCTGACTTCACCGCTGATTGCCAGACTGCGCCGTGAACCGGAACCGTTTGACCTCGAACCGGAATCCACGGACGGTATTCCCTATGGAAAACATCCGACGCTGCGCCGTCTGGACTCGCACCTGCTCATCCCTTTGGTCTCCGGCGACAACCTGCTGGGGGTGTTCAGTCTGGGGCCGAAGCTCTCCGGTGAACCCTACACCAGCGAAGACAAGGCGCTGCTGATGACCGTGGCTGAGTCGGTGGCGCTGCGGCTGGACAACGCCCAACTCGTCCGGCGGCTGACCGCCGAAGCGACCCTGCGCCGCGAACTGGAAATTGCGCGCGAGATGCAGCAGCGGCTGCTCCCTTCAGCGCCACCCAGGTTGCCTGGACTGGACGTGGTTGGGGTTTCCTTTCCGGCCAACGACGTTGGCGGGGATTACTATGACTTCCTGCGGCTTGATATGTACCGTCTGGCCGTGGCTATTGGGGATGTCGCCGGGCATGGGATTTCATCCGGGTTGCTTATGGCGCTGGCCAAAGGTGGGTTGCACAACCAGGTTCGCAGCGACACCGACCCTTCAGCCGTGATGGCGGCCATGAACCAACTCATTGCCGTTTCGGGCAGCCGGCGGGACCTCATGACCTTGACGTATTGCGTCATTGACACGGCAACCCAAACCATCGCCATGGCGAATGCCGGGCACCCGCCAGCCTATCACTACCACGCGGACACGGGTCTCGTGGAAGCCATCGAACATGGGGCCTATCCGCTTGGCGTCCGTCGCCACAGCCACTACCCGACACGGTGCCTGACCTACCGCCCCGGCGACACGGTCGTCTTCTACACGGATGGACTGATTGAGGCGCGCAATGCCGCCGGAGAAGTTTTCGGCTTTGAACGGCTGGAGACCCTGCTGGCCCACCATGGCAACGGTTCCGCTGCGGCCCTGCAAACGGCTATCCTCACCGCACTACGTGCGTTTCTGGGCGACCTGACAGCCGAAGACGATGTCACCCTGGTCATCCTCCACTTCACCTGA
- a CDS encoding response regulator yields the protein MELFKNVRKQVASQLDQMKLAREIEQLSNAVRENPNNVDALKRLAEAYQESGNLEAAVSHFLRLADAYRSSKQYELALVFYRKVERMVEPSQRATILKNIVNIYFETRQFDRAYEYSRQVIGLYLAEQQSEAAMGFLKMLPGFGEKDADYRKELREMIQERSEKWMQGAKATWVTEANASRLQNKDPDDFSDRLVVLVDDEPHVLMILEKIIKPLGCQIMTANNGLEALNIIKQHPPALVISDLMMPKMDGSQLFAALQDDPNLAKIPFVCLSSRAQEDEKVSALELGVEDYWAKPFSVKEIPLKVKRILKRQPAAVRIGGQLSHTSVTDILNQMERERKEGVVKIVTPKQETGMIYFKDGTALDAEAGSFQGMAAIIHMMQWSEGSYAFTQQTVNRPNVINMRASELILEALHRYDEEQSLLASLPPSHTLANLPPGFDVSWLSGFPKEKVRQVLALIDGKRTVGQCIEQAHHDIDILRMLVALWAPREATPVEPPPLSPAALPTAASLPAYPPPDPAMYPPNQPYPGGSGYLAPPSQPMPQAPPQAPPQAPYVSPQSPPSYYPPGPAYPAQPPAPPSPPTYPPAGYGQTGYGQTGYGQTGYGQTGYGQTGYGQTGYGQAGYGQIGYGQGGHTPPPSSPYVPSASPPPTNYGAPPLQAPQQPTVPLVMPTGPLPPAYDPGPLSPPPAYTGSLSPPTQALPPSVPGEFRVTFADPAAEEALAKQLYEAVVAAKRQCGESLQDFTFARFHQILCDQAAKIKSHLKCTHISFSVSVDNGRVKFIAKGL from the coding sequence ATGGAACTTTTCAAAAACGTTCGGAAACAGGTTGCCAGCCAGCTCGACCAGATGAAACTTGCTCGGGAAATCGAGCAACTCTCCAATGCTGTCCGCGAAAATCCCAACAATGTTGATGCCCTGAAGCGGTTGGCCGAAGCATATCAGGAAAGTGGCAACCTCGAAGCCGCGGTGAGTCACTTCCTGCGCCTGGCGGATGCCTACCGGAGCAGCAAACAGTACGAACTGGCGCTGGTCTTCTACCGCAAGGTGGAGCGGATGGTTGAGCCTTCCCAGCGCGCCACCATTCTCAAGAACATCGTCAACATTTACTTCGAGACACGGCAGTTTGACCGGGCTTACGAGTATTCCCGGCAGGTCATCGGACTCTACCTTGCCGAGCAGCAATCCGAAGCCGCTATGGGCTTTCTCAAAATGCTGCCGGGTTTTGGGGAAAAAGACGCCGATTACCGCAAAGAGCTGCGCGAAATGATTCAGGAGCGCAGCGAGAAATGGATGCAGGGGGCCAAAGCCACCTGGGTGACGGAGGCGAATGCAAGCCGGCTCCAGAACAAGGACCCGGACGACTTCTCCGATCGCCTCGTCGTCCTGGTGGACGACGAACCCCACGTGCTGATGATCCTTGAAAAGATCATCAAGCCTCTCGGCTGCCAAATCATGACGGCCAACAACGGGCTGGAGGCACTCAATATCATCAAGCAACACCCGCCGGCGCTGGTCATCTCCGACCTGATGATGCCCAAGATGGATGGCAGCCAGCTTTTTGCGGCGCTGCAGGACGACCCGAACCTGGCCAAGATTCCCTTTGTCTGCCTTTCGTCGCGGGCCCAGGAGGACGAAAAGGTTTCGGCACTTGAACTCGGCGTTGAGGACTACTGGGCCAAACCGTTCAGCGTCAAGGAAATCCCGCTCAAGGTCAAACGGATTCTCAAGCGCCAGCCAGCGGCAGTCCGCATCGGGGGGCAACTGTCACACACCAGCGTCACCGACATCCTCAACCAGATGGAGCGGGAACGAAAGGAAGGTGTTGTCAAGATTGTCACGCCCAAGCAGGAAACGGGGATGATCTACTTCAAGGACGGCACGGCGCTGGATGCCGAAGCCGGCTCGTTTCAGGGGATGGCTGCCATCATTCACATGATGCAGTGGTCAGAGGGCAGCTACGCCTTTACGCAACAGACGGTCAACCGCCCGAATGTCATCAACATGCGGGCTTCAGAGCTGATTCTGGAAGCCCTGCACCGCTACGACGAGGAACAGAGCCTGCTGGCGTCGCTGCCCCCGTCCCACACACTTGCCAACCTCCCACCGGGCTTTGACGTTTCCTGGCTGTCCGGCTTCCCCAAAGAAAAGGTGCGTCAGGTGCTGGCGCTGATTGACGGCAAGCGTACGGTCGGACAGTGCATCGAGCAGGCCCACCACGACATTGACATTCTGCGCATGCTGGTGGCGCTGTGGGCGCCACGGGAAGCCACCCCGGTCGAGCCGCCCCCGCTCAGCCCGGCAGCACTGCCCACGGCAGCTTCCCTGCCGGCGTATCCGCCACCTGACCCGGCCATGTACCCGCCCAACCAGCCTTACCCCGGTGGCAGCGGGTATCTCGCCCCGCCCAGCCAACCGATGCCGCAAGCGCCCCCGCAGGCCCCACCCCAAGCCCCCTACGTCTCCCCCCAGTCCCCGCCCTCCTATTATCCACCGGGGCCAGCTTATCCGGCACAACCGCCAGCGCCGCCTTCCCCACCGACCTACCCACCGGCCGGCTACGGGCAGACCGGCTACGGGCAGACCGGCTACGGGCAGACCGGCTATGGACAGACCGGCTATGGACAGACCGGCTATGGACAGACGGGTTATGGACAGGCTGGCTACGGACAGATAGGTTACGGACAGGGCGGACACACGCCGCCACCGTCATCACCGTATGTTCCTTCCGCCTCCCCCCCTCCAACCAACTATGGCGCCCCCCCACTTCAGGCGCCCCAGCAGCCTACGGTGCCCCTGGTGATGCCAACCGGGCCGTTGCCACCAGCCTACGATCCGGGGCCATTGTCGCCGCCACCGGCCTACACCGGGTCGCTGTCACCGCCCACCCAGGCCCTGCCACCATCCGTCCCGGGAGAGTTCCGGGTTACATTCGCTGATCCGGCAGCCGAAGAAGCCCTTGCCAAGCAGCTCTATGAGGCGGTCGTCGCAGCCAAACGCCAGTGCGGTGAGTCGCTCCAGGATTTCACCTTTGCGCGGTTCCACCAGATTTTGTGCGACCAGGCAGCGAAAATCAAAAGCCATCTGAAGTGCACCCACATTTCATTTTCAGTCTCGGTTGACAACGGGCGCGTCAAGTTCATTGCCAAGGGACTTTGA
- a CDS encoding response regulator, with protein MSRRILIADDHVPTRRDLQAFLQQQGFEVLAVGNGDLAARRAGEMHPDLVILDVLMPGKTGYEACRHIKQVLKLELPVLMIHHDVEPFDRNEAARVGADETLVKPLDPFALLETMHALWRKYGRPLMGAESAGLGEEVQEEDVEAVFGGGPVAPPLPAEAPLTGQEAVTPLAEEQPAPADHPHPCPEASVPGTAALSAALSAADASVTSVDEPEPTAPPEPETTYRTPTMELADPYSVVASGDYATYFRDEPSNHAEGSVSESDREATQATARPIPAPDGFPATPPAETETLIRQDIPFTDPYPSRNIFAPIPTQEASDISFSVPERITSELPPPDPSAGLSIHFDPRNAAVHIGGLYEVTEVELPEHATQELTPVPTDPASASETLDEADVSSDGLPTEELPAAEVALLQETGTDILASAVIVAVTSPTTENTPPVSTLACPHCGGQVLESDILCPHCGEML; from the coding sequence ATGAGCCGCCGAATTCTGATTGCCGACGATCACGTTCCAACCCGCCGTGACCTGCAAGCTTTTTTGCAGCAACAGGGGTTTGAGGTGCTGGCGGTTGGCAATGGAGATTTGGCCGCGCGCCGGGCCGGGGAAATGCATCCCGACCTGGTCATCCTGGACGTGCTGATGCCCGGAAAAACCGGCTATGAAGCCTGTCGGCACATCAAACAGGTACTCAAACTGGAACTTCCGGTGCTGATGATTCACCACGACGTTGAACCGTTTGATCGGAACGAGGCGGCGCGCGTGGGTGCTGACGAAACTCTGGTCAAGCCCCTTGACCCGTTCGCGCTGCTTGAAACCATGCATGCGCTCTGGCGCAAGTATGGACGCCCGCTCATGGGCGCGGAGTCGGCCGGTCTCGGCGAGGAAGTCCAGGAAGAAGACGTGGAGGCGGTTTTTGGCGGCGGGCCGGTTGCTCCTCCGCTACCGGCCGAGGCCCCGCTCACCGGCCAGGAAGCGGTGACGCCCTTGGCTGAAGAGCAACCCGCGCCAGCCGATCACCCCCACCCCTGCCCGGAGGCCAGCGTCCCCGGTACCGCGGCGCTGTCCGCGGCCCTGTCCGCAGCAGACGCTTCCGTGACATCGGTGGACGAACCGGAGCCGACCGCGCCCCCGGAACCGGAAACGACCTACCGTACCCCCACGATGGAGCTGGCCGATCCCTACTCCGTTGTCGCCAGCGGTGACTACGCGACGTATTTCCGTGATGAACCATCCAATCACGCAGAGGGTTCCGTCTCGGAGTCAGACCGGGAGGCCACTCAGGCAACTGCCAGACCCATCCCGGCCCCGGATGGCTTCCCGGCCACACCACCGGCTGAAACGGAAACCCTCATCCGGCAGGATATTCCGTTCACTGACCCCTACCCTTCCCGGAATATCTTCGCACCCATCCCGACGCAGGAGGCTTCGGACATCAGCTTCAGTGTGCCGGAACGCATCACTTCTGAACTTCCACCGCCCGATCCTTCAGCCGGGTTGAGCATTCATTTCGACCCCCGCAATGCGGCCGTCCATATCGGCGGACTCTACGAGGTGACGGAAGTCGAACTGCCGGAACATGCCACGCAGGAACTCACACCAGTTCCCACAGACCCCGCATCAGCCTCGGAAACTCTCGATGAAGCGGATGTTTCCTCTGACGGTCTGCCGACGGAGGAACTGCCAGCGGCAGAAGTGGCTCTGCTTCAGGAAACAGGCACGGACATTCTGGCCAGTGCGGTCATCGTGGCTGTTACGTCGCCAACCACCGAAAACACGCCACCGGTTTCGACCCTGGCGTGCCCGCACTGTGGCGGACAGGTACTGGAAAGCGACATCCTCTGCCCGCACTGCGGCGAGATGCTGTAG
- the ftsY gene encoding signal recognition particle-docking protein FtsY, which translates to MLFWRRKKDETPAERAGLTTLFGSEPIPAPSAPPAGVEVAEPVPAPAPAPPRLDAAVPEPAALPPRPVAPPPPPVVSPAAEPQPVASAPVEAMPAEARPAPEVTAEPARRGLLSRWLGWPAPADTPAPGGSPDAAPTGQPVTNLPPVAPPAGVAEPPRETFLLRMKNAVRRTRQNLVGRLDTLVRGKKVISPEVLDELEEILIGADIGVRTTLDLVEKIRAQVDRKLLNDTDELKRVLRQELLALLRAPVKSVSGRAVRSELDIPTDIRPYVMMVVGVNGVGKTTTIAKLAHLIKREGNDVIVCAADTFRAAAADQLTVWAERVGIPVIQQKPGTDPAAVVYDALQAAKSRDADVVIVDTAGRLHNKVNLMNELEKMSRIARREVPQAPHEVLLVLDAATGQNGLEQARQFAKTVPVTGLVLTKLDGTAKGGIVVAIARELGLPIRYVGTGEQLDDLTVFSPEAFVDSLFE; encoded by the coding sequence ATGCTGTTTTGGAGACGCAAGAAGGATGAAACGCCGGCTGAACGCGCCGGCCTGACGACCCTCTTTGGGAGTGAGCCGATTCCGGCCCCGTCAGCGCCACCAGCCGGGGTTGAGGTTGCGGAGCCGGTGCCAGCACCAGCACCAGCGCCACCCCGGTTGGACGCGGCCGTGCCTGAACCAGCGGCCCTCCCGCCCCGGCCTGTGGCCCCCCCACCCCCGCCGGTGGTCTCGCCGGCGGCTGAACCGCAGCCGGTCGCTTCCGCGCCGGTGGAAGCCATGCCAGCGGAAGCCAGGCCAGCGCCGGAGGTGACGGCCGAACCGGCCCGCCGTGGCCTGCTCTCCCGCTGGCTGGGATGGCCGGCACCGGCGGATACACCGGCCCCGGGTGGTTCGCCAGATGCGGCCCCCACGGGCCAGCCAGTCACAAACCTGCCGCCGGTTGCACCGCCGGCCGGCGTGGCCGAGCCGCCACGGGAGACCTTCCTGCTGCGGATGAAAAATGCCGTACGGCGAACCCGGCAAAACCTCGTGGGCCGGCTCGACACCCTGGTGCGCGGCAAAAAGGTCATCAGCCCGGAGGTGCTGGACGAACTGGAAGAAATCCTGATTGGCGCTGATATTGGCGTCCGCACCACCCTCGACCTCGTGGAGAAAATCCGCGCCCAGGTGGATCGGAAGCTGCTGAATGACACCGACGAACTCAAGCGGGTGTTGCGCCAGGAACTGCTCGCCCTGCTGCGGGCCCCGGTCAAATCTGTCTCCGGGCGCGCCGTGCGCTCGGAGCTCGATATTCCGACCGACATCCGTCCGTACGTCATGATGGTCGTTGGTGTGAACGGGGTTGGCAAAACGACGACGATTGCCAAGCTGGCCCATCTCATCAAGCGCGAGGGCAATGACGTTATCGTTTGTGCTGCCGACACCTTCCGGGCTGCCGCCGCCGACCAGTTGACGGTCTGGGCGGAGCGGGTAGGCATCCCGGTCATCCAGCAGAAGCCAGGGACCGACCCGGCCGCCGTGGTGTACGATGCCCTTCAGGCGGCCAAATCACGCGATGCCGATGTGGTCATCGTGGACACGGCCGGCCGGCTGCACAACAAAGTCAATCTGATGAATGAGCTGGAGAAGATGTCCCGCATTGCGCGGCGTGAAGTGCCACAGGCGCCCCATGAGGTGCTGCTGGTACTGGATGCGGCCACCGGGCAGAACGGACTCGAACAGGCGCGCCAGTTTGCCAAGACGGTTCCCGTGACCGGACTGGTCCTGACCAAGCTCGATGGAACGGCCAAGGGCGGTATCGTCGTGGCCATTGCGCGGGAACTGGGGCTGCCTATCCGCTATGTCGGCACCGGTGAACAACTGGATGACCTGACGGTGTTTTCGCCGGAAGCCTTCGTGGACAGCCTTTTCGAGTAA
- a CDS encoding penicillin-binding protein 1A gives MSNALNLPHLTEAPAAAHPGWSRWWHWSVLPLSLVVSAALGALATLLFLQWFATTDDQRQVAALADFQPSVVTHVYADDGRTVIGEFALERRVPLSYDEIPLRMRQAIMAIEDARFEYHWGVDPIGLARAAWKNFLAGRTVEGGSTLTQQLTKILFLSPERTLERKIQEAILALQIERQYTKEQIMELYCNQINLGGGAYGVEAGAQYYFGKSIRDCSIEECALLAAIPKAPSGYSPILRPQEAKRRRNLVITNMLEAGYITAAEAEAAKAADLKLNVTSARELNTSGPFAYVVEEVRRELESRFGTRGTHTGGLQVITTIDAPAQIQAVNAVRWGLHRYEERHGGSRRDIPIPNVLDELKGKDLSTYRHPEWAYEPFNGMYLHGLVMRVTGRTAEVSFGKYRATVTFSPDHPLREGDLPMFVIKSGAPRNNALQPVTDIPAPPAPASPASAPPASAPGRKGRRESAPSTAPPPSNGVLQVELRSLPAVAGAMLCLDARTGEIKTMVGGYDFSQSKFNNATQANRQTGSCFKPFIYTAAIENGWTPDDLVSDTPFQSGNWSPRNYDGGFTGPIPLRTALAKSRNIPAVRLLASVGIRRGAEMVRRFGITNPMAPYLPSALGATEVPLIEMVAAYSVFPNKGKRAKPHLIRRILDYDGRTLFDFDRDETERETRVISDYVAAQMVDMMRGVVDGGTATKIRAVADGDLNKRQIGGKTGTVNDWTDAWFIGYTPSITCGVWIGYPGEKRTLGKGETGSEAALPMWIEFMKVYLRGKPIETFDKAPAPDNELEKLQAERDRQERKELESGIATLMEDTETSSAKRAITGREAPPRDDEPARPRRERTLMEETTGQTAVDEAQSAKRAQRQRTPEPGDAPPAPKSPVKKPSFVTDEPPRPPRREPPAAPRRNTPGVNR, from the coding sequence ATGTCAAACGCCCTCAACCTGCCCCACCTGACGGAAGCCCCGGCAGCAGCGCATCCGGGTTGGTCCCGGTGGTGGCACTGGTCGGTTCTGCCCCTGTCGCTCGTCGTCTCGGCGGCCCTGGGGGCGCTTGCCACACTGCTGTTTCTGCAGTGGTTTGCCACGACGGATGACCAGCGGCAGGTAGCCGCCCTGGCCGACTTTCAGCCCAGTGTGGTGACGCACGTGTATGCCGATGACGGGCGGACGGTGATTGGGGAATTTGCCTTGGAGCGGCGGGTTCCGCTGTCCTATGACGAAATCCCGTTGCGCATGCGCCAGGCCATCATGGCCATTGAGGACGCCCGCTTCGAGTACCACTGGGGCGTGGACCCGATTGGTTTGGCCCGGGCCGCCTGGAAGAACTTCCTTGCCGGGCGGACGGTGGAAGGCGGCTCAACCCTCACCCAGCAACTGACCAAGATTCTGTTCCTGTCGCCGGAGCGAACCCTCGAACGCAAAATTCAGGAAGCCATCCTGGCGCTGCAAATCGAACGGCAGTACACCAAAGAGCAGATCATGGAGTTGTACTGCAACCAGATCAACCTGGGTGGGGGCGCGTATGGCGTTGAAGCTGGCGCGCAGTACTACTTTGGCAAATCCATCAGGGACTGCTCGATTGAGGAATGCGCCCTGCTGGCGGCGATTCCCAAGGCCCCTTCCGGTTACTCGCCCATTTTGCGTCCGCAGGAAGCCAAGCGCCGGCGCAATCTGGTGATTACCAACATGCTCGAAGCGGGCTACATCACGGCGGCCGAGGCCGAAGCCGCCAAAGCCGCCGATCTGAAGCTCAACGTCACCTCGGCGCGGGAACTCAACACCAGTGGGCCGTTTGCTTACGTTGTCGAAGAAGTCCGCCGCGAACTTGAAAGCCGCTTCGGAACGCGGGGAACTCACACCGGCGGCTTGCAGGTCATCACCACGATTGATGCCCCGGCGCAGATTCAGGCCGTCAATGCTGTACGGTGGGGGCTGCACCGGTATGAAGAACGCCACGGCGGCAGCCGGCGGGACATCCCCATCCCGAACGTGCTCGACGAACTCAAAGGCAAAGACCTCTCCACCTACCGGCACCCGGAATGGGCCTATGAGCCGTTCAACGGTATGTATCTGCACGGACTGGTGATGCGCGTCACCGGTCGGACGGCCGAAGTTTCCTTCGGCAAGTACCGGGCGACGGTCACATTTTCGCCCGACCATCCCCTGCGCGAAGGGGACCTGCCGATGTTTGTCATCAAAAGCGGTGCGCCGCGCAACAACGCCCTGCAGCCGGTGACGGACATCCCGGCGCCGCCGGCTCCAGCCTCGCCAGCTTCAGCGCCGCCAGCTTCAGCGCCGGGGCGCAAGGGACGGCGCGAGTCCGCTCCGTCCACCGCCCCACCACCTTCCAACGGGGTGCTCCAGGTCGAACTGCGTTCCCTCCCGGCCGTGGCCGGGGCCATGCTGTGCCTCGATGCCAGGACGGGCGAGATCAAGACCATGGTCGGCGGCTATGACTTTTCGCAGTCAAAGTTCAACAATGCCACTCAGGCCAACCGGCAGACCGGTTCCTGCTTCAAGCCGTTCATTTACACCGCGGCCATCGAGAACGGGTGGACGCCGGATGATCTCGTTTCCGACACCCCGTTTCAGTCCGGCAACTGGTCGCCCCGGAACTATGATGGCGGCTTCACGGGGCCGATTCCGCTGCGTACGGCGCTGGCCAAATCCCGGAACATTCCGGCCGTCCGCTTGCTGGCCAGTGTCGGAATTCGGCGTGGGGCAGAAATGGTCCGGCGCTTTGGCATTACCAATCCCATGGCACCGTACCTGCCCTCGGCGCTGGGGGCGACGGAAGTGCCCCTCATTGAGATGGTTGCGGCCTATTCAGTCTTTCCGAACAAGGGCAAACGGGCCAAGCCCCACCTCATTCGGCGGATTCTCGATTATGATGGACGAACGCTCTTTGATTTCGACCGGGATGAAACGGAGCGTGAGACGCGGGTCATTTCGGATTACGTTGCCGCCCAGATGGTGGACATGATGCGCGGCGTCGTGGACGGCGGCACAGCCACGAAAATCCGCGCCGTGGCGGATGGCGATCTCAACAAGCGTCAGATCGGCGGCAAAACGGGAACGGTCAACGACTGGACCGATGCCTGGTTTATTGGCTACACCCCTTCCATTACCTGCGGGGTGTGGATCGGCTACCCCGGAGAAAAACGAACCCTTGGGAAAGGCGAAACCGGAAGTGAAGCCGCGCTCCCGATGTGGATTGAGTTCATGAAGGTCTATCTGCGTGGCAAACCGATTGAAACCTTCGACAAAGCTCCGGCGCCGGACAACGAACTCGAAAAACTCCAGGCCGAGCGTGACCGCCAGGAACGCAAGGAACTTGAAAGCGGGATTGCAACCCTGATGGAGGATACGGAGACCTCATCGGCCAAGCGGGCCATCACCGGTCGGGAGGCCCCGCCACGTGATGATGAACCGGCCCGGCCCCGCCGGGAACGGACGCTGATGGAGGAAACCACCGGGCAAACCGCCGTGGACGAAGCCCAGTCGGCGAAGCGCGCGCAGCGACAACGCACGCCAGAGCCGGGCGATGCGCCGCCAGCCCCAAAGTCGCCGGTCAAGAAACCATCATTCGTCACGGATGAACCACCCAGGCCACCCCGGCGGGAGCCCCCCGCCGCACCCCGGCGTAATACACCGGGAGTCAATCGTTGA